The Mercurialis annua linkage group LG2, ddMerAnnu1.2, whole genome shotgun sequence genome contains a region encoding:
- the LOC126670258 gene encoding F-box protein At1g80960-like codes for MQLLNTLSNLPDDVLISVFSLLSIKEALRLSVVSKRLAAVWRFSLVFNFDGLKMTPNYYHDDYNERFYKNRSKYINSINQIINSHKGSTLHEFRVKYMLDIFCMNHVDRWINFAFKKKGIQTLDLDLSQDHIGWPSEQLSPKFPQHCCDYITTIEGTSNIKFLKLLSIRSINVSSHIIHHILSNCEFLEHLQVEGSYTLTTLNVVGRSVLRLKTLKIVCCRVESMEICAPNLVTFKYYGANMNFQIRNSGSLVNVDIGGTTHVCMPTAFLKLSSYLSGLRTLRLNASIEQITNLKNLPQLINLKQLVISSSIEKEVSTLLGVTHLIMAAPFLHSFSLQLGLRKTGATNRVLKAAEGVHRCLQIVELVGFYGRPIDMEFLTFLIEKVESLHKIIINSCPSHQLRLPPSQKKTTPNKKQGRRMAFELKQKLTSLDIIIL; via the exons ATGCAG TTGCTGAATACATTGAGTAACCTACCAGATGATGTTCTTATCTCGGTTTTTTCTTTATTGTCAATTAAGGAAGCTCTCAGACTTTCGGTTGTCTCTAAAAGATTGGCAGCCGTATGGCGTTTTTCGctagtttttaattttgatggTTTAAAAATGACGCCAAATTATTATCATGATGATTATAACGAGAGATTTTACAAGAATAGATCTAAATATATTAAttctattaatcaaattatCAATTCCCATAAGGGCTCCACCCTACATGAATTTAGAGTAAAATACATGCTTGATATATTTTGTATGAATCATGTTGACCGTTGGATTAACTTTGCATTTAAAAAGAAAGGTATCCAGACGTTGGATTTGGATTTATCACAAGATCATATTGGCTGGCCTAGCGAACAATTGTCCCCAAAATTTCCCCAACATTGCTGTGATTATATTACAACAATTGAAGGCACTTCTAATATTAAATTCTTGAAGTTGCTCTCTATTAGATCCATAAATGTATCTTCACATATTATCCATCATATTCTCTCGAATTGTGAATTTCTTGAACATTTACAAGTCGAAGGGTCGTATACTTTGACGACATTGAATGTTGTTGGTCGGTCCGTGCTTAGATTAAAGACTTTGAAAATCGTCTGTTGTCGGGTCGAATCGATGGAAATTTGCGCACCAAATTTAGTGACATTCAAGTACTATGGAGCAAATATGAATTTTCAAATTCGGAATAGTGGTAGTCTTGTTAATGTGGATATTGGTGGGACAACTCATGTGTGTATGCCTACTGCATTTCTCAAACTTTCGAGCTATCTTTCTGGATTACGGACTCTCCGTTTGAATGCTTCAATT GAACAAATAACTAATCTCAAAAATCTGCCTCAACTGATTAATCTTAAGCAGTTGGTGATCAGTTCGTCCATAGAAAAAGAAGTGAGCACCCTACTTGGTGTGACTCACTTAATTATGGCCGCTCCCTTCTTGCACTCATTTAGTTTGCAG TTAGGTTTACGAAAGACTGGTGCAACAAATAGAGTGTTGAAAGCTGCCGAAGGTGTTCATCGATGTCTCCAAATTGTAGAGTTGGTTGGGTTTTATGGGCGACCTATAGATATGGAATTTCTgacatttttaattgaaaaagttGAATCACTCCACAAGATTATTATTAATTCATGTCCATCACATCAGCTTCGATTACCGCCATCCCAGAAGAAGACAACTCCTAACAAAAAACAGGGAAGGAGAATGGCATTTGAGCTCAAGCAAAAATTAACTTCTTTAGATATTATTATTCTTTGA